CCTCTGATGTTTTAGCCCATGTATCAATTACCAACAGATTTTCTTCATCATTGTCTGGAGACCACATTCATGATTTCTATAAGACAGAAATAAAGCAGATAAACTATACTGTATGCTGAGCACAGATATGTGGGAACATAATCCTGCAAATGAAAGCTACAGGAGAAAAATACACTCATCTATAAAGACTGAGTAGGGAAAACTTGATACAGAAATCAGTACCAGTAACAatatattcagaataaaattcattttctccCAATTTGATGAGTGTTGATACTGTCTAGCATCATGGATCTATTTTGTTATTGGCAAATTTTACATAGCTAGACTTCCCAAGAAGTGTAgcccagaataaataaatgaaatggctTTTCAGATCTTTCTGGCAGTAAGTAGCTTTAGGAAGAAAGATCTTCTGGTACTTAGAATACTTACCTCAGACTTTACACCATTAGGTGGTACATCTGCTCCATGGCTTCTTTCTTTAGCTGAGAGAACAGTTCTCAGACTAGCTGGCAGGTCAAAGTTGGTTGTTCCTAAAGCTTTTGCTGCATTGGCTTTTGCTATTTCTAACAGCTCCATTCGAtctatttttgaataaataaataaataccaagacATTTGTTAATCCTGTAGCAATCTCCCCCAAAAAACCTAATTTTATAGTTCTATCTAGGATACCAAATCACTCATTAAGTTCAATACTATTTTGTTCATCAATACAATTCAACAACTAAGTAGCTAACATTTAAAAAACCGTATAGATGCCAGGCCCACACTTGTAACACTGAAGAAATCCCAGCGGATGGGGAGGCCGAGATAGGATCccgagatcaaagccagcctcagcaacagtaaggcttagcaactcagtgggatcctgtctctaaataaaatacaaaatagggctggggatgtggctcaggggtccagtGCTCCTGAACTCAATTCCTAGTaccggaagaaaaaaaaactgtactaAGAACAATCAACCACAAGGGAAAGGGTTTCCTCGCTTTGAACCATTAACGTCACagttcaaagagaaaaaatttagtCAATTTAAATGCTAGATACCATTATAGTATAACTTCAACTACTAACCAGCTACAGTTTTCCCTCGAACAAAAAACTTAAACGACACAACGTTGGTTccctaggggctggggacattgctcagttggtagagtgcatgcctcgcatgcccagggccctggggccaatccccagcaccaccaccacacaaACACCTTTTTTGGCTGCCTAGCCTACTGTCTCCACCCATGCAAAAAGGGGAAGTTCGCTGTGCTCTGAACCCAAATGCCCCACCTTTTTCGGTTAAACGAAACGGGGTCCTGCTGCGCGACCGGGTCCGGGATCTCTCCCGCCACCTGCTGTGCTCCTCGGGGTAAACGGTGCGGCCGAAGCCGTAGTAGCGCCGCCCCCGCGTGATGGCGTAGTACGACCTTCTGTAACACGACCTTCCACGGGAGCGCGACCTGCTCCGGGACCGGTAGGGCGAAGGCGAGCGGTGAGACCTCCGCGGCGGCCCGTAGCGCCTCTCCCGGTACCGGCGGCCGCGGGAGCGCGAGCGGCTCCGCGAGTAGGACCGGGAGTAGCGCCGGTACTTGCGCTGGTGGCGCCTCCGGGAGTGAGAGCGCGACCTGCTGCGCCTGCGGGGCCGGCTGCGGCTCCGGGAGGACGCGGGGCTGGAATGGCGCGTGTCGGACCGGGAGCTCCCGGACGAGGAGCGGCTCCGCGACCGCGACGACAGGCGGCTGGAGCGGCCCGACCGCGAGGTCGCGGGGGAGTCCTTCTGCGGCGAGCCAGGCCACATGTCGTTCACGTAGTTGGACATGGCGCCTGCGGCCAGGGTTCCTTCAGTGGAGCGCGCGCCTCCGCAAGCTCACGGCCTCTGCGACACAGGGGGCGAAGTACCAAAGGTCAGGTCCCCGGCGGCGAACCCAATGCCCCAAAGGTACCGCGGCCTTCCGCCGCCGCCCGGTCGCCCGACCCGTCCGGTCCCCAGGCACCCGCGCCCAGAAGCGCAGCCTCCGTCTCGTCGGCAGGAAACTCACCGCTGGCCGTCAACGCCTAGCAGGACGGAGAGAAAGGCCCAACGGACGGCTCCCTCTCCAAGCTCGGGACGCTGGAGGTGATCTTCGTAAGTCTTCTGGAATTCCTAAGACTACAACCTTCACCTCCGACGTCCGGACGCCAACTGTGGGAGGAAGTTCGCCGACGCAGCGAAAGTACTAGAAGCTGGCGCCCGGAGCATGCGCAAAAACGTTGGCGCGATGGGCGTGGCTCTCCTGCGGCCCAACCGACACCCGGCCGCCTCGCTCCGCCCACCCCCTCGCGCTCTTGCCACCTGGATGCGCATGCGTGGGCGCCTACATCCGGGCATCCTGCTGCGGCTTTGTTTTTTTCGTTAAGTGAGAACTGGGAGCCGCGAACCGGGAGGGGAGTGGGGGCGGCGGCTGGTGTGACCCGGTCGCAGTGCAGGGAATCCTGCCATCTAAAAACGTGCCTGTTACTGTGACGTGCAAACTAATGGCCCTTAAAGATACCCTGCCCTAATTTCCGGGAACCCGTGAATCTGCCATCTGAACATGGCGAAAGGAATTTTGCAGGCGGGAACAGGGTTGTGGACCGGGCGGTGAGACGACTCCGAAGACCACGGCTAGGCCGTTTGGTCGCCGGTCGGCCCTCCCCGGACGTCACGGAGAAGGCTCCCTCCGGCTCGGGCCGGTGACCGGAGTCAAGCTGAAGAACGGGCTGGCGGCCGCAGCGCTGCCCTCCACGGCGAGGCGGCCTGGGACCTGTCCCAAGGGCGGCGCCGGGTGAACCGGCGACGGCCTTTTTATTTCCAGGGACTTACGAATAGGTGCACCCCAGCGTTTTGTGGGAATAGAGCACGACGGTTAGCTTGAAAAGTGAGGGTTGATTGCTTTTCCCGTGCGGAGGCTTGACCCAGGAGCGCTCCGGCACCGGGCTACCCCCAAGACTTgttcgtcttttttttttttttttttaatttcgagACCTGGTCTCACCAAGTCGCCCAGGTTGGCCTCCCATTTCAATCTCAGTTTacccagtagctgggattgcaggcgtgcaccaccgcgctcagcattaattgatttttttttaattaaatgaactAACCACTTAAGTAAGGAGCGTCCGACATCTGTATTCCTTTGCAAGTGCATTGTCTAAGAACCACTTGTTTTGGAGGGACGTACGGATGCTCTCAACTCTTGATCATCTTCACCCCACGTCCCCACACAGGCACCCAAGTGGACGGGTAAACACCTGAACACCCACGGACGTCATCTGCCTTGCTTTCAGTGTGCAGAGTGTCATCCACATCTTTGAGGATTATCTTGatgaaaacaattattaaaaattgtttttttctaaagtCTTATCTCAAGCAAGATAGAGTGCTTACTGTAACTTTCAGCAAACGTTCTTATGAAGCCTTGTGAGTGAACAGAAACATGACAtaaatttcactattttttctaaCTGTAGaaggacacagtgcctttatttatttttatgtggtgttgaggattgtgCCCAGTGCCTCACTCCTGCTAAAGAAgtcagaattagacaggcagggGTACAGATAGGTAAATGGAGTCAGCTCCGAAGAAGGAGGCCAATTACAGGGAGtccggaagttggagactgcccctTGAGGGATTGGAATGCCCCAATCAAGataacctgctccctgcaacctgttgctaaggtaacctgtcccaggaattgcccctccctacagggagctataaagtTAATTAATGTGCTCCATCCgccccttcccccttcagcccacctggcTCCCACCTTTTGGCTGTTGGAcagagcattcctgggcctagttaCATACACAGGAAGGAAAAAGATAAGGGGGAGAGGCCAGAGAACAAAGGAAACCTAGGACAAACACCTCGAttctggggataccaggataccagccatggcccccttctcctcctgggagaagtctattgATACCACCAGTAATCGGTgaggagtcctgcttcctcacatgtttaagtttgaacattagagaagcaggcGGGGGaaagcatatgaagcagggtttatgtaaaaaggggtaacagactCTATGTGTCCTAGCCTTCCTTTGCTCTCCTGCGCTCCTTGTCTTTCTCCTTACTGCAAACGTGACTATAACCCAGAAATGCCCAATGGGACTGCCAAAAGCTGGGAaccaggtgggctgaagggggaagggcagaatggtgcagcccaggacacattgatTAACAACTTTATAGCTCCTTGGGGGAGGGGGGCAATTCCAAGGACAGGTTACCTTCATCACAGGTTGGAGCTGGGGCAGGTTCTTggtaagggtggaggaagggctctgaaggaattaacaatTCAATTCCTCAGGACACAGTCTCCTCCTTCCCCGGACTCACTCAGATTGGCCTGACTCATCTGACCTGACTGGATTTGTCTATGTATATTGACTGCTGTtaggtgcagggcaggctgaacaaacGTTAGCTGCAGAATAAACCCACGCACTCAAAGCCCCCTCTGTCTGGTACTTTATCACCTCtttgcatcaagtctgaacactccACTTCAAGGCTGAACACTCGACCCCCACCCTTCTAGGGCAATGGAAACCCAAATCTAGCCCCTCCCcttctgcctgaaggcagaagatgacgctattgtatgatccaatcactgtctgccaacaaggcagcttgcagacccagagaccccattagatttgggctataaaaactccctcctgccgggaccccctctcttgctctctctctgtctccctcttttgCTTTCgctctcccttgctctctctgtcttctctctctagTGCGCtcgtattctctctctctctctctctctctctctctctctctctctctctctctctctctctttctctttctcctcttttgcactgctgcaataaagatctcttgttGTGGTCACTTTCAACTGCCAGTCTACTTCTGGCTTCACTATgttaccactttttaaaataaatcctgcTTTAGGGGCTgagcctggggctcagtggtagagcacccacctcgcatgtatgaggcattgaattcaatcctcagcaccacataaaaataaatatattgtgtccaactacgactaaaacatatatatatatatatatatacctgctttatatgcttgcctccacatgcttctctaatgttcggATTTCAACGGGTGAGGGAGCAGGACTCATCACTGATAACCCGTGGTATCActaggcaagcacattaccactgagttacaaccatAGCCCCTAAATTTTacttgtttgtctgtttgttgtacacaatacctttatttttatgtggtgctgaggatcaacccagaatttcagtttttggttggtttgttttttagttggacacaatacctttattttttattaatatttattttttagttttagattgacacatatctttattttatatttatatggttctgaggatcaaacacagtgccttatGCATAATATTAGGCGagctatcactgagccacaagcccagccccctttattttatttttatgtggtgctgaggatggaacccagagcccagcacatgctaagtgctctacctctgagccacaaccccagccctttttttttttaatatttatttttttaagggtgtggaaatatagctcagttgagcacttgccttgcatgcacaaggccctgaatgTAATCCCCTGTGCGTgcacgcacgcgcgcacacacagagatatttatttgtttatttatttatttgttatctgtatacacaatatctttatgtgctgaggatggaacccagtgccccatacatgctaggtgagtgctctacctctgtgccacaaccccagccccctaaatttCCACTTTTGATAAGTAAACACAATGTGttggggaaaggaagggaaaccATACTGCAATCTTGAACTTTTGGTTTTGAATCAGGAAGTGGTGATAGGAGTCTTTGAATAGTACATAATAACAAATGTGTGACAAAAATGATGACCAGAAGCCAGACACAGgggcacaggcctataattccagcagtttgggaggctgaggcaggaggttggcaagttcaaagccagcctcagcaagggagaggcactaagcacctcagtgagaccctgactctaaataaaatacaaaatagggctggggatgtggctctgtggtcgagtgcccctaagatgatccccagtaccaaaaaataaataaataatgacccTAAGAATCCTGGATATTAATAGGCTATTGGAAGCACAGTGTGAAATGTTACTTTGTCCTGGTGCCAAATGCAGGTGTATTTGCCTCTTGTCAGCTACCTTTATTTCTGTCAATATAATTTCTGAACAACTATCTACTTACCTGATGGAAAAATTCAACTTCAGTTATCATTAGTACATCTAACTCTGAATGTGTGCGCCAATTTAGGCAGAAATGACATATTTAATTAGGAAATCTTCTCATCTAAAAATAGGACATTTCcgtctggggatgtggcccaagggttagcgtgcttgcctggcatgcgtgcagcccggatttgatcctcagcaccacataccaacaaagatgttgtgtccgccgagaactaaaaaataaatattaaaaattctctctctctctctctctctctctctctctctctctctctctctctctcctctctcactctctctttaaaaaatgaaaataaaataaaaaaataaaaataggacatttcagcctttaagatttttgtttcatttggttgtttttgcagtgctggggatggagcccagagcctcacacatgctaggcaagggctctaccactgagctgcacccctagcCACCATttgaggttgttttgttttttatgtccTTTACTGCGGTAGACAAGACTAATGGCACCTCAAAGATACCATTATTAATTTCCTGGAACCTATAAATATGTTGCTTTAACATGGCAAAATAAATTTAGCAGATGTAATTAAGGTTAATGACCTGGAGACATGATTATGTTAGGGTAAGCCCAGTGTAATCACAAGAGAGAGTCAAAGCACAAGAATTCCATGCCCTGTTGCTGCTGCAGAAATGTGGAGAGCTATGAGCAAGAACCAGAAAAGGGTCTGTAGGAGCCTCCAGTGGTTCCCAGCTGAGAGTAAGGGAATGAGGACCTCAGTCATACAATCTGGTAGAACTAAATTCTGCCAACACCTGTTTGAGTTGGGGCTTCTCCCTTTGAGCAGCCCTGCTGAACCACTACTTTGGCCCAATGAGACTAATCACCTACAGAACTGCAAGATAATAAATTTgggttgttttaagccactgagatcATGGTTGTTTGTTACCATAGCAATAGGAAACCAATACATTCAGtgaaattttgcatttttcatatatatcttgCTTATGTCTTGCTAGGTATATTCTGACATATATGATGAACTGTGAATAGAATCCTTTCATAATATGTTGGcattgttttaaatgtttcaacAAGTAAATAATACCTAGAAGAATTAAATGAACAATATCTAATTTACTTAAATCCAAAATGAAAGGTTCCCCTCCCCCCAATATGTAAATTTCATCCTTTTACGTTTATTGGAGCAACTGTAATGTTGAAATATAAGGGTAGGCCCCTTCTGTTCAATGCAATGTTGGCCTTATCGTTTCCATTGGTGTctgtaattaatttatttatttatttatttatttattggtacttgggattgaactcaggagtactccaccacggagccacatcctcagccctattttgtattttaaaagagacAGGTtatgactgagttgcttagcgcttcaccactggctttgaacctttgattctcttgtctcagcctcccaagctgctgggactacaggtgtgtgccacccctcCCGGCTGGTGTCTGTTATTTATTACACTTTGTGTTTttcacttttccattttattttgcctGAAAAAAgtatctcttctttcttcccattGTTCATTTAGAAGTTCTGCAATGTGTTGTCATGCCATTGTATCAAGCCATTAACGGTTATCTTTCTATCTCTACCAAACAAACTtgtttttcctcctctccttttgTTGTAGGGTCAGATGAGGCAAGGCCCTGAAGATcccaggaaacagttttatttggctgcagccagattcagagggcacagcttttgctgtaatcaattaatcccctgaaccctgaattcagggagtttcagagttttatacccagcatgtaaggggaggggctctgaagttcacagtctgcagaagttcacataaaagcagctttttctttcactgttctgggcaagttaactcttccaGGACAAcaccagaggaggggagagcttcttctcccctttcttttctccccctgccagctgttaccatgtagcccagttgtaacttatcttagaaatgtagacatctctgtgaagcccagctcaaggccagaggccttgtttgcacatttctaaaaactactatactggatatgtttatAAAAAACTAGTAAGGAGGTTTCCAGCACCTGGAGTACTGATATCTTCCCGGCCAGTAGTCAAGTAATATAGGGCgtcacgaaaataggaagtttatctacattgaactcttttgcagagactcttttgctgacagtcctaataTTAGCCATGGAGAAGAttcctggagaagcccagttaagacatTTTTGTGGAGAAAGGGAGTAcactttcacaaatatttataaaatgtttattgtatTGTATACTGTTGGATAggtgaagaaaatttttatactCATCCCTTACATaaccaaaattaaattttttaaactaaaagtttaatgaaaacaaagttttGACAAGAAATTTTGTTTcgcctagggattgaacccagaggaatttaaccactaagctacatccctagccctttttattttttattttgaaacaggatctcactaaattgcttagggcctcattaaattacaccctgccatcatttttttttctttccggttaccaggaattgaactccaggccactcaaccactgagccacatccccaaccctattgtgtattttatttagagtcaaggtctcattgtgttgcttagcacctcacttgctgaggctggtttgaactcatgatcctcctgcctcggtctcccaagtGTTGGATTACAGGATTACCGTGTTCAGCATgtgccaaatatttttaattggtgtattatagttgtatataatgataggatttgttacatattcgtacatgaacacaatataacaatataatttagtctccatagttttgtttttttttaagagagagtgagagagggggacagagagagagaattttaacatttatttattttttcttagttctcggcggacacaacatctttgttggtatgtggtgctgctgaggatcgaaccccggcggCACGCATGCTagtcgagcgcgctaccgcttgagccacatcccagcccttagtCTCCATAGTTTTGAAGTGTcagaaattattctaattttttaacttAAGGACTTGCCCATGGCTCCAGtattttcactaaaaaaaaaaaaaacgtgtctCAGAAACATCCAAAGATGTCAGAGCAGTAGCAGAACTTCCTGATCCACAAGTCAAGGTCAACAGAGCCATGTACAGGACTCAACCTGAAGCAGCTGATTGCAGTGAAGACCCAGCACTACTCCAAGAAGTGACCTCCAACAGTGGTGGGGGTAAGCACAGTTCCCTCAGAGAGACAAGGTTAGAGCAGCTTCCACCTATGGAGCACCTCAAAATGGTGAGAGCTGCCAAGCAGAAATGAGCCTTATTACTTTCCTAAATAGTTGTCACAACAGTGCATGAGAACACCTTTATAATCCCCAGGCAGGCCATTCCCTCATTTTAGGTCATCATACTTTCCTGTGCTTATTTTTAGCACTTATCACAACTGTaattaaatacttatttattcactttgtAAGTGCGTTATTCCCACCAGAATGTAAACTGCACAAGGACAGGAACTTATTTTTTACTCTAGCATTCTGGGCAGCAAAATGCATATGGTAggaactctgagtttactgaatgaagaaatgaaatagaatcTCCAACAGGTTTTGAAAGCcatagggaaaggaagggaatatTTTAGAACAAGGTCTTAGCAAACTTGGAAATAGAAATGCCTATTTCAGAATTTTGGGACAGAAAAGAAACCAGCTTGACTAGAGAAAAAGTGTTGGGGTGGGAGTTGTAAGATAAAGGGGCAGATGGTGGGCCATGGGGGTGAGCATCTGCTTGTCAGACCAGCAGGGCCCTGTTTATCAGAAGCACTGAGTCCACCTTCCAGTTCCCTGGACCTACCGAGGTACCACACACTCTACCTGCCTGGATGGGAGGAAAGGAAACATTTGGAGAAATAATGCTCAAAAGGCTTttaacgggctggggatgtggctcaagcggtaacgcgctcacctggcatgcgtgcggcctgggttcgatcctcagcaccacataccaacctgccgagaactaaaaaataaatattaaaaattctctctctctctctctctctctctctctctctccccctctctcactctatctttaaaaaaaaaaaaaaaggcttttaactctctttttaactttttgaggaaatgTCCAGCTGTTTTACATTCCTGCCAGCAATGCATGAATGTCAGTTCCtgcacatcttcaccaacactttattctttttaaattatattcctcTTAGAGTATGTGAATTGTCccgtccggcaggacacatcaacgtgggcagcgaacctagatggggaggaatgaagggacaagagacacgaagggtgacagcaagacaaaagttctgatcaagctgcaaacttttattgttcacacaggggtatttatatgctggggatggggaagctcttcgcaattgctggatgtgggtgggtaaaactgccagctgcaagatgtctgaggatcctgataaccgcagggtgttccagggagataggtagctgcaggatgccttcagggcagaatgtctcccagggggctgtcaggctaatatttgaaggagaatttccttctagttcccgACAGTGAATTTAGAGGAGTTTCATTGTAAAGAGAAGACAATAGTTGGACTGATGGCTAGAGAATGTGGTCAGATCAAG
This region of Ictidomys tridecemlineatus isolate mIctTri1 chromosome 11, mIctTri1.hap1, whole genome shotgun sequence genomic DNA includes:
- the Rsrp1 gene encoding arginine/serine-rich protein 1 → MSNYVNDMWPGSPQKDSPATSRSGRSSRLSSRSRSRSSSGSSRSDTRHSSPASSRSRSRPRRRSRSRSHSRRRHQRKYRRYSRSYSRSRSRSRGRRYRERRYGPPRRSHRSPSPYRSRSRSRSRGRSCYRRSYYAITRGRRYYGFGRTVYPEEHSRWRERSRTRSRSRTPFRLTEKDRMELLEIAKANAAKALGTTNFDLPASLRTVLSAKERSHGADVPPNGVKSELSERLTEDGTKNPSEKSSQQKNIAFSSNNSVAKPVQKTAKAAAEETSSGSPKIDKKKSPYGLWVPI